The following proteins come from a genomic window of bacterium:
- a CDS encoding helix-turn-helix transcriptional regulator, with product MGKLLTILGSNIRRLRKRLNLTQEELASRVRRHPTYISGIERGVRNITINVLEDISTALEVEPTEIIQIEISQLEKNLNCSKNDIIKAVEAGFRAQVDVKGKLAELFLSRCLTDLEHEGVIEGYKWHDEDKLPDFSIKYRGRDYTLECKNVRSGEKMIVKDGYRIEVEKTRNSKDGSNTRSYGIDEFDLLAACTFNQTNEWTYLYAATFKLKRKKGEETLLKIMQPVPFKPGPTWRSSLEEAIRDIPDEA from the coding sequence ATGGGGAAGTTATTAACAATACTCGGCTCAAACATCAGGCGTTTAAGAAAACGTCTCAATCTAACCCAAGAAGAACTAGCGTCCAGAGTTCGAAGGCACCCAACTTACATAAGCGGTATCGAAAGGGGAGTCAGAAACATAACCATTAATGTACTAGAAGACATCTCAACTGCTTTAGAAGTTGAACCAACCGAAATAATTCAAATAGAAATAAGCCAATTAGAGAAAAACCTAAACTGCTCGAAAAATGACATAATAAAAGCGGTCGAAGCCGGCTTCAGAGCACAGGTTGATGTAAAGGGCAAACTGGCTGAGTTATTTCTGTCGCGATGTTTGACCGACTTGGAACATGAGGGGGTAATTGAGGGCTATAAATGGCATGACGAAGATAAACTTCCCGATTTCTCAATTAAATACAGAGGGAGAGACTACACGTTAGAATGTAAGAATGTACGTAGCGGTGAGAAAATGATAGTAAAGGACGGTTATCGCATAGAGGTAGAAAAAACGAGAAATTCAAAAGATGGTTCAAACACGAGATCATACGGCATAGACGAATTCGACCTACTAGCCGCTTGTACGTTTAATCAGACAAATGAATGGACCTATTTGTATGCAGCCACATTTAAGCTGAAAAGGAAAAAAGGCGAAGAAACGCTGTTAAAAATTATGCAGCCCGTTCCCTTTAAACCCGGCCCAACTTGGCGTTCATCGCTAGAAGAAGCGATACGAGATATACCCGATGAAGCTTGA
- a CDS encoding LysM peptidoglycan-binding domain-containing protein — translation MRRQTPVLVVALVLLTALAAGGGQLDPDRVYTVQRGDTLWDLAEEFLGSPWLWPLIWQANPAIVEHPHWIYPGEEIYIPPNVPPELPTRIQVRIRDDEPIVALTREQLVALWRRLLEYGGMVVPDIDEYWELAHIVASADEDRTMIALYDEVYISGGDDEGFYPGAQFLVYRDKGLVVVPDSRIDVGRLIQNVGVIEVTDVFPEVSRAKIIACNEAVFVGDKIRFREDIDSEFLRFRTGVEPPVWESEEEALAERGYVCWERDGRSYAAQGHVVYINWGTDQGLEPGSRVIVWRSGRTVDDPVGLEAVRLPDEKIGTLGVLKVTDSTATCLVLGNTTRIEIGDYVDYVRR, via the coding sequence ATGCGCCGCCAGACACCCGTTCTCGTCGTCGCCCTGGTGCTCCTGACCGCCCTGGCCGCCGGCGGGGGCCAACTGGACCCCGACCGCGTCTACACCGTCCAGCGCGGCGACACCCTCTGGGACCTGGCCGAGGAGTTCCTGGGCAGCCCCTGGCTCTGGCCACTCATCTGGCAGGCCAACCCCGCCATCGTGGAGCACCCGCACTGGATTTACCCCGGCGAGGAAATCTACATCCCGCCCAACGTCCCCCCCGAGCTCCCCACGCGCATCCAGGTCCGCATCCGCGACGACGAGCCCATCGTGGCCTTGACGCGGGAGCAGCTCGTCGCCCTCTGGCGGCGGCTTCTCGAGTACGGCGGCATGGTGGTGCCCGACATTGACGAGTACTGGGAGCTGGCCCACATCGTGGCCTCCGCCGACGAAGACCGAACCATGATCGCGCTCTACGACGAGGTGTACATCTCCGGCGGCGACGACGAGGGCTTCTACCCCGGCGCCCAGTTCCTCGTCTACCGCGACAAGGGCCTCGTCGTCGTCCCCGACTCCCGCATAGACGTGGGCCGCCTCATCCAGAACGTGGGCGTCATCGAGGTCACCGACGTCTTCCCCGAAGTCAGCCGCGCCAAGATAATCGCCTGCAACGAGGCCGTCTTCGTCGGCGACAAGATTCGTTTCCGCGAGGATATTGACTCGGAGTTCCTCCGCTTCCGCACGGGGGTCGAGCCGCCGGTGTGGGAATCCGAGGAGGAGGCGCTCGCCGAGCGCGGGTACGTCTGCTGGGAGCGCGACGGCCGCAGCTACGCCGCCCAGGGCCACGTGGTCTACATCAACTGGGGGACCGACCAGGGCCTCGAGCCCGGCTCCAGGGTCATCGTCTGGCGCTCCGGGCGCACCGTGGACGACCCGGTCGGTCTCGAGGCGGTCAGGCTCCCCGACGAAAAGATAGGTACGCTGGGGGTGTTGAAGGTCACCGATTCCACGGCCACCTGCCTGGTCCTGGGCAACACCACCCGCATCGAAATCGGCGACTACGTGGACTACGTGCGGAGATAA
- a CDS encoding site-specific DNA-methyltransferase: MKLENNNNLNPFYKTSLGSAYLGDTFSLIKQTPDESIDLIFTSPPYALHFKKEYGNENQDEYVEWFISLGEDLKRVLKPTGSFVLNIGGSWEPGRPTRSLCHFEVLIKLVKDIGFYLAQEFYWYNPAKLPVPAEWVTVRKLRVKDSVECLWWLSKTPEPKASNEKVLREYSEDMKRLIKRGYRTKRRPSGHNITHKFQNDRGGSIPDNILIFGNNDSTGYYLKRCKESGLKVHPARFPIQLPTFFIKFLTEPGDIVFDPFAGSNTTGEAAERLGRKWLSFEREEEYLIASSFRFEGLSNIVTEVESIENNIYTPNQLDINLK, from the coding sequence ATGAAGCTTGAAAATAATAACAACCTCAACCCATTTTATAAGACCTCGCTAGGTTCTGCCTACCTGGGTGACACCTTCTCTTTAATAAAACAAACACCGGACGAGAGTATTGACCTCATATTTACATCACCACCATACGCGCTCCATTTTAAAAAGGAGTATGGAAATGAAAACCAGGACGAATACGTCGAATGGTTTATATCGTTGGGAGAGGATTTAAAAAGGGTATTAAAGCCAACAGGCAGTTTTGTGCTGAACATCGGGGGCAGTTGGGAGCCGGGAAGACCGACCAGGTCTTTGTGCCATTTCGAAGTATTAATTAAGCTTGTAAAAGATATAGGTTTCTATTTAGCTCAGGAGTTTTACTGGTACAACCCCGCCAAGTTGCCCGTTCCTGCTGAGTGGGTAACAGTCCGCAAATTGAGGGTAAAAGACTCTGTCGAATGTTTGTGGTGGCTTTCAAAGACACCTGAGCCCAAAGCAAGTAACGAAAAGGTGCTTCGTGAGTACAGCGAGGACATGAAACGTCTTATTAAAAGGGGGTATAGAACAAAAAGACGTCCGTCGGGTCATAATATTACACACAAGTTCCAAAATGATAGAGGAGGTTCTATACCCGACAACATCTTAATATTCGGTAATAACGACAGCACGGGGTACTATTTGAAAAGGTGCAAGGAATCCGGGCTGAAGGTTCACCCCGCACGTTTTCCGATTCAACTACCTACGTTTTTCATTAAATTTCTGACTGAGCCGGGAGATATTGTGTTTGACCCTTTCGCCGGCAGTAATACGACTGGTGAAGCCGCTGAGAGGTTGGGCAGGAAGTGGTTATCCTTTGAAAGAGAAGAAGAATATTTAATTGCCAGTTCTTTCCGTTTTGAAGGATTATCAAACATTGTTACTGAGGTAGAATCTATTGAAAATAATATATATACACCCAATCAGTTAGACATTAATCTCAAGTAA